A single genomic interval of Zingiber officinale cultivar Zhangliang chromosome 4A, Zo_v1.1, whole genome shotgun sequence harbors:
- the LOC121971078 gene encoding pentatricopeptide repeat-containing protein At3g12770-like, producing the protein MPRRCLADGLSSTFLSSCLRKSASSSSLRDGREAHAQVVARGLLPHVTLETDLVLMYARCSGIHLARMVFDRMPQRNMHSWNILLSSYAQMGPLADQLGVLSLPRSLLRSGLLPDHFTLPSLFKVCAAVRDHFRGMAFHNWAICLGHEGCFIVRSSIMDMYAKCGLLDDARYLFETMPRRDSAMWNSIVSGYARLGCSAEALALYRRRPKCEVEEDFMAIPSILSACAREGDLRSGMEVHGRATRCLLFDCDVTIGNSLIDMYAKCGCVGDAQKVFSRMSRQNLVTWSTLISCYGAHGDGYESLRLYQEMLERGMKPNRITFTSILSSCSHSGLVSQGMRIFESMQDVHSVEPGVEHYACLVDLIGRSGRIKEALDIIQTMPMEPTSSVWGALLGACVMHRNIKVGEIASSRLFELEERNASNYVALCGIHEALGQLDCVAKLRTKMRKLGMVKKPGCSWLDADGKLQIFYQGDAVNPQVNDILVLECLHLLAMPSQ; encoded by the exons ATGCCACGCCGTTGCCTCGCCGACGGCCTGTCGTCGACCTTCCTCTCGTCGTGCTTGAGAAAGAGTGCTTCCTCGTCGAGCCTGCGCGATGGGCGAGAAGCCCACGCGCAGGTCGTCGCCCGTGGCCTTCTCCCCCACGTCACGCTCGAGACCGACCTCGTCCTCATGTACGCCCGCTGCTCTGGCATCCACCTCGCCCGCATGGTGTTCGACCGGATGCCGCAACGGAACATGCATTCCTGGAacatcctcctctcctcctacGCCCAAATGGGGCCCCTCGCCGACCAACTTGGGGTCCTCTCTCTTCCCCGCAGTCTTCTCCGCTCCGGCCTTCTTCCCGATCACTTCACGCTTCCATCTCTCTTCAAGGTCTGTGCCGCCGTCAGAGATCACTTTCGAGGCATGGCATTCCACAACTGGGCCATATGCCTCGGGCACGAAGGTTGTTTCATCGTCCGGAGCTCCATTATGGATATGTACGCGAAATGTGGGCTCTTGGATGATGCTCGCTACTTGTTTGAAACAATGCCTCGAAGGGACAGTGCTATGTGGAATTCTATTGTCTCAGGTTATGCAAGGCTTGGATGTTCAGCGGAAGCACTGGCCCTTTATCGCCGTAGGCCAAAATGCGAGGTCGAGGAGGATTTCATGGCCATTCCAAGCATCTTGAGTGCATGTGCTAGGGAAGGAGACTTGAGAAGTGGGATGGAAGTTCACGGTAGAGCTACTCGGTGTTTGTTGTTTGACTGCGATGTCACGATCGGCAATTCTCTGattgatatgtatgctaagtgCGGCTGTGTGGGTGATGCACAGAAAGTTTTCTCAAGAATGAGCCGGCAAAATTTGGTTACATGGTCGACTTTGATCTCTTGCTACGGTGCCCATGGTGACGGCTACGAGTCACTGAGACTGTATCAAGAAATGCTAGAGCGAGGAATGAAGCCAAATCGTATAACATTCACTTCGATCTTGTCCAGTTGCAGTCACTCTGGACTTGTGAGCCAGGGAATGAGGATCTTTGAATCCATGCAAGATGTTCACAGTGTGGAGCCTGGAGTCGAGCACTATGCGTGTCTAGTGGACCTTATAGGTCGTTCAGGAAGGATCAAAGAAGCTCTAGATATTATTCAGACAATGCCCATGGAACCAACTTCTAGTGTTTGGGGAGCACTATTAGGTGCTTGTGTGATGCACAGAAATATAAAGGTCGGAGAGATCGCCTCGTCTAGATTATTTGAACTAGAGGAAAGGAATGCTAGCAACTATGTGGCTCTTTGCGGAATACATGAAGCACTTGGCCAATTGGACTGTGTGGCCAAGTTGAGAACAAAGATGAGAAAACTGGGCATGGTGAAGAAACCAGGGTGCAGTTGGCTTGATGCGGACGGGAAATTGCAGATTTTCTATCAGGGAGATGCCGTGAATCCCCAAGTAAACG ATATCCTTGTGTTGGAATGTCTGCATCTTTTGGCCATGCCTTCTCAATAA
- the LOC121973649 gene encoding uncharacterized protein LOC121973649 gives MKPDKEGQDSPSTFIRQAIGKDPLSRTGGKQIPFELWKGEPTDVNEAKEPSCSSNDNEYAFKGTKASSEQMQALRFLEAILAFAQAAARANGEPEKCMSTL, from the exons ATGAAGCCAGATAAGGAAGGGCAGGATTCACCTAGCACTTTCATCAGACAAGCAATTGGGAAGGATCCATTGTCTAGAACTG GTGGAAAGCAGATCCCTTTTGAACTATGGAAGGGTGAGCCTACTGATGTGAATGAGGCTAAGGAACCTAGTTGTTCTTCAAATGACAATGAATATGCATTTAAGGGAACAAAAGCATCATCTGAACAAATGCAAGCACTTAGATTTCTTGAAGCTATTTTAGCCTTTGCTCAAGCTGCTGCAAGAGCGAATGGTGAGCCTGAAAAATGTATGTCAACTCTCTAA
- the LOC121972770 gene encoding uncharacterized protein LOC121972770, with protein sequence MGTEPNANKIPKVVKLDKALKLAETWVNNIICLCRLGLGAKLAPKAKVAVSVDQAERRLLGKLNSKKKLSSENVENNTSVKENVSSEEDEPESRTRAFVKKRSIPLPATLQSTKKRR encoded by the exons ATGGGTACCGAACCAAATGCCAACAAGATACCAAAAGTGGTGAAACTTGACAAAGCACTGAAATTG GCTGAAACATGGGTTAATAATATCA TATGCTTGTGTAGGTTGGGTCTGGGAGCTAAACTCGCACCAAAAGCTAAAGTAGCAGTTTCAGTCGATCAAGCAGAGAGGAGATTGCTTGGGAAGTTAAACTCTAAGAAGAAATTGTCTTCGGAAAATGTAGAGAACAATACCTCAGTTAAAGAGAATGTGTCCAGTGAGGAGGATGAACCAGAGAGCAGAACAAGAGCTTTTGTCAAAAAAAGATCGATACCACTTCCAGCAACTTTACAGTCtaccaagaagagaagatga
- the LOC121971079 gene encoding mitochondrial import receptor subunit TOM9-2-like yields MASSSSSAPGGSGDGDGVLSRISRSVSQSAIVARGRDAAAEASTVAKKLLRSTGKAAWIAGTTFLVLVVPLIIEMDREQQINDLEMQQSALLGAPPATLPS; encoded by the coding sequence ATGGCGTCTTCTTCCTCCTCAGCCCCGGGCGGCAGCGGCGATGGCGATGGAGTTCTGTCCCGCATATCGAGATCGGTGTCGCAGTCTGCGATCGTCGCGCGAGGCAGAGACGCCGCTGCTGAGGCGTCCACCGTAGCCAAGAAGCTCCTCCGCAGCACTGGAAAGGCCGCGTGGATAGCAGGAACGACATTCCTCGTGCTCGTCGTCCCCCTCATCATCGAGATGGACCGAGAGCAGCAAATCAACGATCTGGAGATGCAGCAGTCCGCCCTCCTCGGCGCCCCCCCGGCGACTCTGCCTTCCTAA
- the LOC121973650 gene encoding uncharacterized protein LOC121973650, which translates to MMNPRHSFLTQYKSKRTIRNGHTVQFPGAKPSVSMRYGPYKDLKATSSAFDKIWTQKNKHEEAPYDRIDRIHQDQSVNPDSSEVIIGSILVALGSGDRTRSKPDKFHAKQHPPNRMLWKPAGLHDNRSATSSVSNTRKENFSPREEFTDPVPADETNFSPDGWMDSTSEAQQDFLILFSSKIADSFLGQRWKEAIVANHVRLVLPFEVEVSDDYDTAENGHYEIMPEKPCASNGMEKGYDSFVGGRSCSTEKASRRAGSIEPSNSSKHKFKTKPEKNSKLKYVTKTNTQCHG; encoded by the exons ATGATGAATCCCAGGCATTCTTTTTTGACCCAGTATAAATCAAAAAGAACCATTCGAAATGGGCATACAGTTCAGTTCCCTGGAGCAAAACCTTCAGTTTCAATGAGGTATGGCCCTTACAAGGACCTGAAGGCCACCTCATCGGCCTTCGATAAGATTTGGACACAGAAAAATAAACATGAAGAGGCACCATATGACAGAATTGATAGGATTCATCAAGATCAGTCAGTCAATCCTGATAGTTCTGAAGTTATAATTGGCTCTATTCTTGTAGCACTTGGAAGTGGCGATAGAACTAGAAGTAAGCCAGACAAGTTTCATGCTAAACAGCACCCCCCAAACAGGATGCTGTGGAAACCTGCGGGCCTCCATGATAACAGGAGTGCTACGAGCAGTGTGTCAAATACAAGGAAAGAAAACTTTTCTCCACGTGAAGAATTCACCGATCCAGTTCCTGCTGATGAGACCAATTTCTCTCCAGATGGGTGGATGGACAGTACTTCTGAGGCACAGcaggattttttaattttattctcaAGCAAAATTGCAGATTCTTTTCTCGGACAGC GATGGAAGGAGGCTATTGTAGCCAATCATGTGAGGCTAGTTTTACCATTTGAAGTTGAAGTATCTGATGATTATGATACTGCTGAAAACGGCCACTACGAGATAATGCCTGAAAAACCATGTGCATCAAATGGCATGGAGAAAGGGTACGATAGCTTTGTAGGTGGCAGATCCTGTAGCACAGAGAAAGCGTCGCGTAGAGCAGGCTCAATCGAGCCTTCAAATTCTTCCAAGCACAAATTTAAAACTAAGCCTGAAAAGAATAGCAAACTAAAATATGTTACCAAAACAAACACACAATGCCATGGGTGA